The genomic window CCGGCCCCTCGCCCGACCCCCCGCGATTGACAGATGGCGGCGATTGTGGATAACTCGTGCGCCGCGGACGGCGCCCGGCGGGATTCCCAGGGAAGGGAACGACGGCCGGCCCGACACTCGGGGCGCGGCGGGGTCGTCCGGAGGAGGATGGATGCGGAGCTTCACCTGGCTGCCTCTCGGCCCGGTCGCGGACGGATTCCGCCCCTGGCTGGATGCCTATCGCCGGCAGTCGCCGGGCCGCCGGCGGGCGATCCGCTGGGGCCTCGCGGGGGCGATCCTGGCGGTCGCGGCGGTCGCCGTCGTCGCCACCACGCCCTCCCTGGGCACCCCGGGGACCTGGTACCTGGGGATGGGCCGGCACTACGCCGCGGACGACCTCAGCAAGGTGGCCCGCGCCTTCGACCGCCAGCGGATCGCGTACCAGGTCGACGATCAGCGGCGGGTGGCCGTGCCCTGGTCCCAGCGCGAGGCGGCCGAGGCGGCCGCCGCCAAGCTCGAGCTCGGCCCCCGGCTCCCCGGCGAGATCCGGGACGAGGTCCAGGCCCCGGGCCTCCTCGACTCCCCCTCCGACCGGGAGGCCCGCGAGCATCGCCGGCAGGAGCAGATCCTGGAGTCCCTCCTCGCGAGGGTGCCCGGGGTGGCGGGGGCCTTCGTCCGGGTCAACCAGCCCCGGCCCCGGCTGGGCCTCCAGCCGGCGGAGCGGCCCTGGGCCTTCGTCAGCCTGGAGACCGAGGGGGACCGCCCGCTGCCCTTCCAGTCGGTGCAGCTCATCACCACGGTCGTCAACGGCTTCGACCGGGGCATCGCGCCGGAGTCCATCACCGTGGTGGACCGCCGCGGCCACAAGTACCTGGACGCCGCCAACCCCTCGCTGGGCGTCCTCTCCCGGAACCTCGCGGAGGAGGAGCGGCTCACCCGCGAGATCGAGGGGGAGCTCGACTGGATCAGGGGCGTCCGCGTCTCCGTCCAACTCCCCGACGCGCCGGCCGACGAGCCGAGGCCGCCGGCCCCGACCGCGACGGCCGAGGCCGCGAAGGGCCCGGATGCCGCGGCCCCCGTCATCGCCATCAACCGGCCGCTGGAGATCGCCGAGCCCCCGCCCTCCCCCCCGATCGCGCCCGCCGCCCCCGCCTCGCCGCCCGCGACGGCCGGCCCTCGACCGGGGCGCGAGCACGGCCGCGTCTGGGTCAAGGTGCCGCGGAGCTATTACTATCAGGTGGGCATGATCCCCGGCCGCAAGGAGCCCTCCCCGGACGACTTCCAGAAGCTCGTCGCCAAGACGGAGGAGCTCGTCCGCCAGGGCATCGGGGGCGTCGTCCCGCTCGCCGGGCCCTCGGCCTGGCAGGCGACCGTGAGCGTGATCCCCGACGAGCTCCCCTCGCCGGCCCCGGCCATGCCCGCGTCCGAGACGCGCGGCGTCCCCGCCACCTGGGCCGTCGCGGCGGGCGTCGCGGGGCTCCTCGCGGCCCTCGCGGCGCTCGCCGCCTGGCTCGTCCGCCTGGGCCTGCGGCCGGCCTCGCGGCGCGAGGCCTCGCCCCGGGGCGTGCGCTATCACCGGGGCTCGGCCGCCAGCCCCGGGCCGTCCGAGCTCGTCCGCGAGTTCGTCCGGCGCAACCCCGAATCGGCCGTGAGCGTCCTGGAGCGGTGGACCAGCCAGGGAGGCGAGACCCCATGACGACCCCGACCCCGCGGGCCGCCGCCGATCCGGCCGGCGACGCCTCCGCCCCGCCGCTCGCCGTCGAGGCGGGGGCCATCCCGCCGCTCCGCAAGGCGGCGATCGTCCTCGTCAGCCTCGAGCAGTCGCTCGCCTCCCAGCTCCTCCAGCACCTCGACCGCGCCGCGGTGGAGGCGGTCACCTGGGAGATCGCCCGGCTCGAGCGGATCGACCCGGCGGAGCAGGAGGCCGTGCTCGAGGAGTTCCTCGGCCAGGGCCTCCGTCGCCTCTGCTTCGTCTTCGAGGACCTCCTGCGGATGGACGACCGCGACGTCCGCGGCGCCTACCACGAGGAGGACATCGACGCCTGGGCGCTCGCCCTCGCCGGCGCGGCCCCGCCGGTCCGCGCCAAGGTCTTCGGCTCGCTCGACCCGGCCTCGGCCGCGTCGCTCCGCGCCCACCTCGAGGGCATGGGCCCGTTCCGCCTCTCCGACGCCGAGTCCGCCCAGGTCGACCTCGCCGAGCGGTT from Aquisphaera giovannonii includes these protein-coding regions:
- a CDS encoding FliG C-terminal domain-containing protein; protein product: MTTPTPRAAADPAGDASAPPLAVEAGAIPPLRKAAIVLVSLEQSLASQLLQHLDRAAVEAVTWEIARLERIDPAEQEAVLEEFLGQGLRRLCFVFEDLLRMDDRDVRGAYHEEDIDAWALALAGAAPPVRAKVFGSLDPASAASLRAHLEGMGPFRLSDAESAQVDLAERFRRLHDRGAVRLPEPSARDEVLV